One genomic region from Drosophila subpulchrella strain 33 F10 #4 breed RU33 chromosome 2R, RU_Dsub_v1.1 Primary Assembly, whole genome shotgun sequence encodes:
- the LOC119550822 gene encoding endoplasmic reticulum metallopeptidase 1 codes for MKSKYENMKIIYNRSKIGWYWAPLFVSFWFLLFYLVVIPSFHRMPTLKTIEDERQQPGQFIGERAENTLLRLSKIGPKVVGSAANEQVAVQFLLSEINDIIKGARLDLYDIERDVQVASGNYLLWSMVNVYQSIQNVVVKLSPKNATSEAALLINTHFDSVPGSSGAGDAGMMCVIMLEVLRVITKYETPLTYSVVFLFNGAEENPLQGSHAFITQHPWAQNVKAVINLDSAGSGGREILFQSGPDHPWLMKYYGKNIVHPFASTIGEELFQNGFVPSETDYRVFRDFGHIPGLDMAQTLNGYVYHTKYDRFNIIPRRTYQLTGENILALVKALANAEELENPTKYAEGHMIFFDMMGWFFVYYPESTGVIINISVCVLVCITIVGYIWIMSSSTGMFRRRIWAKFGILTSLQVAGVALGIALVMSIALFLDAVNLPMSWFSQNWMLFGLYFCPMIFGMGIVPAIYFSRTKEHGLPLGYGIQLLMHSHCLILTVVTAIMVSYSIRSAFIIMLCIGFYTISVLINMVTKAHKTNFLWLIPHCICQVLPFMFYTYCCYAFYVVFVPMQGRECNTNPEILMGFFTALMVLLFAPFLVPLLCLFRKSKTIISIFGICTIVFIIFAATPIAFPYAEKTAAQRFFAVHTARTFHNGDAGSTVSHTDSGYFVLPVDRRPHTVDDILFENTNFTKAERMDCDSELMCGFPIYSSRWLNAVDNSYFVPGPDPNMEYIPTLTILDKTSSSKTNIKFDIEISGPSHTSIFILPLNNTKLVDWSFIREPIDTNVKPPYYVYWSYALDPKPLQFSLEFEHDDPNWSGGTFKIALMGHRIHDDMYITQDFRDFLATFPPWAHVSSWLGSYNSWQL; via the exons ATGAAATCAAAGTACGAGAACATGAAGATCATCTACAACCGTAGCAAGATCGGCTGGTATTGGGCTCCCCTGTTTGTGTCCTTCTGGTTCCTGCTTTTCTACCTGGTGGTGATACCCAGTTTCCACCGCATGCCCACACTGAAAACCATCGAGGATGAGCGCCAGCAGCCGGGTCAGTTCATCGGGGAACGGGCGGAGAACACCCTCTTGAGGCTCTCGAAGATCGGACCCAAGGTCGTGGGCAGTGCGGCCAACGAACAGGTGGCCGTTCAGTTCCTGCTCAGCGAGATTAACGACATCATTAAGGGGGCGAGATTGGATCTCTACGATATCGAGAGGGACGTTCAGGTTGCCTCTGGGAACTATCTCCTCTGGTCCATGGTCAATGTCTATCAGAGCATTCAGAATGTGGTGGTGAAGCTTTCGCCCAAGAATGCCACCAGCGAGGCTGCTCTTTTGATCAACACCCACTTCGATTCCGTTCCGGGAAGCTCGGGAGCTGGAGATGCCGGCATGATGTGTGTCATCATGCTGGAAGTGCTGCGGGTAATCACAAAGTACGAGACCCCGCTTACCTACTCGGTGGTGTTCCTCTTCAACGGAGCTGAGGAGAACCCCCTGCAGGGCAGCCACGCCTTCATCACCCAACATCCTTGGGCCCAAAACGTTAA AGCTGTCATCAACTTGGACTCGGCTGGCAGCGGAGGTCGGGAAATTCTATTCCAGTCCGGACCCGATCATCCTTGGCTGATGAAG TACTACGGCAAGAACATAGTTCATCCATTTGCCTCAACTATCGGAGAGGAATTGTTTCAGAATGGCTTCGTTCCGTCAGAGACCGATTATCGCGTTTTCCGCGACTTCGGCCATATACCCG GTCTCGATATGGCGCAGACTTTGAATGGCTATGTGTACCATACCAAATATGATCGCTTCAATATCATCCCGCGACGCACTTACCAACTGACTGGCGAAAATATTTTGGCTCTGGTCAAGGCTCTGGCGAATGCTGAAGAACTGGAGAACCCAACG AAATACGCCGAGGGTCATATGATATTCTTTGACATGATGGGCTGGTTCTTTGTCTATTACCCGGAGAGCACTGGTGTCATCATCAACATATCCGTGTGTGTCCTGGTGTGCATCACCATCGTGGGCTATATCTGGATCATGTCCAGTAGTACGGGCATGTTCCGTCGACGCATTTGGGCAAAGTTCGGCATTCTGACCTCTCTTCAGGTGGCGGGTGTTGCCCTTGGCATTGCCCTGGTCATGTCGATAGCATTGTTCCTCGACGCAGTGAATCTCCCCATGTCCTGGTTCTCGCAAAACTGGATGCTCTTTGGTCTTTACTTCTGCCCCATGATATTCGGCATGGGCATAGTGCCGGCTATTTACTTCAGTCGCACCAAAGAG CATGGCTTGCCTTTGGGTTATGGCATTCAGCTTTTGATGCATTCGCATTGTCTGATCTTGACCGTTGTCACCGCCATAATGGTGAGCTATAGTATCCGATCGGCCTTTATCATCATGCTCTGCATTGGCTTCTACACAATATCCGTGCTGATCAACATGGTCACTAAGGCCCATAAAACAA aCTTCCTGTGGCTCATACCGCACTGCATTTGCCAGGTGCTGCCCTTCATGTTTTACACGTATTGCTGCTATGCCTTCTATGTGGTTTTTGTGCCCATGCAGGGACGCGAGTGTAATACCAATCCGGAGATTCTGATGGGTTTCTTTACGGCACTAATGGTCTTGCTATTTGCACCCTTTCTGGTGCCTTTGCTCTGTCTGTTCCGCAAGTCCAAAACAATTATCTCAATTTTTGGTATCTGCACgattgtgtttattatatttgcCGCAACACCCATTGCCTTTCCTTATGCTGAGAAGACGGCTGCCCAAAGATTCTTCGCTGTG CACACAGCCAGAACCTTCCACAATGGCGATGCTGGAAGCACGGTAAGCCACACGGATTCGGGATACTTTGTGCTTCCAGTCGATCGACGTCCCCACACCGTGGATGATATTCTTTTTGAAAACACTAACTTTACTAAGGCAGAACGTATGGACTGTGATTCGGAACTTATGTGCGGCTTTCCCATTTACAGCTCTCGCTGGCTGAATGCAGT TGACAATAGCTACTTTGTACCTGGTCCCGACCCCAATATGGAATATATTCCTACTTTGACCATTTTGGATAAAACAAGTAGTTCGAAAACGAATATAAAGTTCGATATTGAGATCTCAGGACCTAGTCACACAAGCATATTCATACTACCCTTAAACAATACCAAATTAGTGGATTGGTCGTTCATCAGAGAACCGATAGATACAAATGTAAAGCCGCCTTACTATGTGTACTGGTCGTATGCATTGGATCCAAAGCCGCTGCAATTTTCATTAGAATTCGAG caCGATGATCCTAACTGGTCAGGGGGCACTTTTAAAATAGCCTTAATGGGCCACCGAATACACGACGACATGTATATTACGCAAGACTTCAGGGACTTTCTGGCCACGTTTCCACCTTGGGCGCATGTTAGCTCCTGGCTCGGTTCCTATAACAGTTGGCAACTTTAA